The DNA region CGGCCAGACCCCGGACCAGGAGTTCCTGGTCTACGTGGCCGACTTCCTGCGGTCGGGGACCGTGCCCGCCGAGACCCGGGCCACCGTCTACCGCGCGCTGGCGATGGTTCCCGGAATCGTGGTGACCGACCGGGCGGCGAACCTCGACGGCAAGGTCGGCGTCGCCTTCGGCGTCCAGACCGACGTCGCGCGCCACGAGATCATCATCGATGAGGCGACCGGCCAGTTCATCGGCGAGCGGCAGACCGCGGGCTCTGGTCAGTCCGACCTACCGGCGGGCACGGTCACCTCGTTCACCTCGGTCGAGACCGCGGTGGTCGACAAGATCGGTGTCGCACCGTCCAAGTAGGACAAAGCTGGTTCGGCGGCGTCGGGGCCGCCGAACCAGCTTTCTAGACTGTGCGGACGGCGGCGGTGTTCGCGGTGACGACCGCGGCTTCGCCCGACTTCGTGGAGATCGCGACGCTGCGCGAGGCAGGCGACCATATGAACTCGTCCACCTGGTCCGGCAGGTCGGCCGCGCGCAGGAAGCGGCCGTTGTCGGTCTGGTGGAAGGAGATCCGCTGTCCGTCGACCACCGCGATCCGTCGACCGTCCGGTGCCACCAGGGCTTCCGCGCCCGCGGGCAGTGACGGCACGACCGGCTGCCACAGCTCCGCCCCGACCGTCCACCGCACCACCCTGGCCTCATCGGCGGCGTACTCGGTGGCGACCAGGCGGGTCGAGTCGGGCAGCCAGCGCAGGTTGCGCCTGCCCAGCGTGGCCGGTTCGGCGGAGATCAGCCGGACGTGGTCGTCCTCGGTCACCGGCATGGTGTCGACCAGGATCAGCTTGCGCGGCAGCCGGATGGCGACATAGCGGCTGTTCGGGCTGACCGCGGCCTCCAGCACCGAACCGCCGCGGTCGTAGACCGCCGTTTCCTCGCCCACCAGCACGTTGCGGATCACCACGGTGAACAGCAGGCGGTGGCGCCGGTTGGCCCGGTACACGACCCGGCCGGGGAGCACGCCCAACAGCTCGGTCGCGTGGTCGGCCGAGCCGAGCAGCGGGGTGAGTCTGCCGCCGATCTTCAGTTGCGACAGGCGGGCGGGGGAGCCGTGTTGGATGACGATCTTGCGTTCGCCGGGCAGGTACTTCGCCGCCGTCAGGTCCGGGACGCGCGCTAGATCCCGTCGTGTGCCCTTCGTGTCCAGCTCAGCCAAGTCCTGGCCCACCGCGATGAGCAACCGTTCGCGCTCGTCGACATCGAGCACCCGCATCCCCGACATGATCTCCACCCTGTCACATCTGGTGTCAGCCAAGGAATCCGAGGATGCCGTTGGCTATCGCATCGGCGTAGCGCTGTCTGCCCGCCGGGCTCGCGAGCACGGCCGCCTCGGCTGTGTCGCGCATGTTTCCGCACTCGACGAGCACGGTGGGCCGCTCGGTCAGGTTCAGCCCGGCGAGGTCGTCGCGCGGGGACAGGCCGTCGGTGCCCGCGTAAGTCGAGGTCGCCAAGCCGCCCGCGACCATCTTGTCGCGCAGCGTGCGGGCCAGCCGCAGCGACGGCTCACCCTGGGCGGCGTTCAGCGGCGGCGACGAGTACGCCAGGTGGAAGCCGTGCGCGCCCGCCGCCGTCGAGCCGTCGGCGTGCAGCGACACTACGGCCGCGGCGCCGGACTCGTTGCCGATGGCGGCGCGCTTGTCCACACACGGGCCGACTCCGGCGTTGTCCTTCCTGGTCATGATCACCTTGACCCCGCGCGCGGTGAGCAGGTCGCGCACCCGCTGCGCCACGTCCCAGGTGAACGCGTGCTCGGGGTAACCCGTCTGGGTGGCGGTCCCGGTGGTGTTGCACGGCTTGGTCCGCCCGCGCCCGGCGGGCACCGCCCGGTTGATCTCCGCGGTGTGGGTGGAGTTGCCGCCGTTGTGGCCGGGATCGATCACCACGACCCGCCCGGTCGCGGGCGGGTTCTGCGTCGTCGGCTTCGCCGATGCTGTCGGCGGCACTGTCGTCGGCGCCGCGCTGGACGATGTCGGTTCGGCCGACGGCGATGACGACGGTGGCGGTGTCGTCGATGGTGTTGACGGTGACGACGACGTGGTCACCACCGGCAGCGCCTGTCCGGACTGGGCCGCCGGACCCGCGCACGCGGACATCGCCGCGGCCAGGGCACCGGCGGCGGCGAGGGCCGTCGCGTGTCGTCTCAGCACGGCGCCCACGATGCCACAGGTGGGTGCCCACTAAGCTGGACTTGACGCCGACCCGAGGTGGTCGGGTCGTTCCCGGATGAGAGGGGCCACGGTGTTTCCTGGTGGCGGTGCGCCGGACCTGCAGGCGATCATGGCGCAGGCGCAGAAGATGCAGGAACAGCTGCTCAGCGCGCAGCAGGAGCTGGCCGACGCGGAGGTCTCCGGGACCGCGGGCGGTGGCCTCGTGGTGGCGACCGTGTCCGGCGCCGGTGAGCTCAAGGCCCTCGAAATCGACCCGAAAGTGGTCGACCCGGAGGACACCGAGACCCTCGCCGACCTGATCGTCGCCGCCGTGCGCGACGCGGGCGCGCAGGCGCAGAAGCTGGCCGAGGACAAGATGGGTCCCCTCGCGGGCGGCCTGGGCGGCGGGCTCGGCCTGCCGGGCATGTGATGTACGAGGGCCCGGTCCAGGACCTGATCGACGAACTCGGCAGGCTGCCGGGCGTCGGGCCCAAAAGCGCGCAGCGCATCGCCTTCCACCTGCTCGGCGCCGAACCCGCCGACGTCACCCGATTGCAGGACGCACTGCAGAAGGTTAAGGACGGCGTGGTGTTCTGCGACGTCTGCGGCAACGTCTCCGCGGAGACAAGGTGCCGCATCTGCAGTGACGCCCGGCGCGATCCGTCGGCGGTGTGCGTGGTCGAGGAGCCCAAGGACGTCCTCGCCATCGAGCGCACCCGCGAGTTCAAGGGCCGCTACCACGTCCTCGGCGGCGCGCTGGATCCGTTGTCCGGCATCGGTCCCGAGCAGCTGCGCATCCGCCAGCTGCTCGCCAGGATCGGCGCCGCGGAGATCACCGAGGTGATCCTGGCGATGGACCCGAACACCGAGGGCGAGGCCACGGCCACCTACCTGGTGCGGATGCTGCGCGACTTCCCCGGCCTGACGGTCACCCGCCTGGCCTCTGGTCTGCCGATGGGCGGCGACCTGGAGTTCGCCGACGAGCTGACGCTGGGCCGGGCGCTGTCCGGCCGTCGCACGGTGTGATCGGTCGGGTCCTGGCGGCGCCGCCCCGGCTGGGCGCGGTCCGGCTGGTGGCCATCGACGGCCCGTCCGGCGCGGGAAAGTCGACCGTGGCCGCCCAGTTGGCCGCTGACCTGCGCGAACAGGGTGTGTCCACGGCCGTCGTGCCGACTGATCACTTCGCCACGTGGACCGATCCGGTCGCCTGGTGGCCGCGGCTCGTCGAGGGCGTCCTCGACCCGCTCGCCGCGAATCGGCCGGGCGGCTATAAGCAAATGATATGGGCAGATGGCATACCCCGACCCGGCGATTTGATCACTGTCGGTGTTCCTGAGGTGCTGATCGTCGAAGGTGTTTCGGCCGGGCGGCGCTCGGTTCAGCACCGGATTTCTCTGCTCGTCTGGGCCGAATGCGCCGATCCCGGCACCCGATTGGCCAGGTCGGTGGCCCGCGACGGCGAAGCCAGCCGCGCCGAGCTGAGTCGCTGGCAGGCGTTCGAGACCGGCTGGTTCGCCGTCGATGGCACCCGCGAGCGCGCGGACGTGCGTGTCCGTTCCTGACCGGTCAGCCCACCTTGAGTGTCCGCTGAACGGACGAATTCTTCGCAAATCTCACTGACCGTGGCGACACGATCGCGGACGGCATATTCGTCGTATGCCAGTTGGCCGGATCGTGACCTCCCGTAGTTAAGGGAAGTAGACCGAAGCGGCTATGGTCGGCGACCACACGGTGAGATCCCGTGCACAGTTTTCGATCGGGGACACGAGGAGTGCGTGATGGCTTACCAGCGATCCGCGCGACTTAGTCGGGCAGGAACGCCTCGACTTGTCGCGCAGTCGCCCCGGCACGGGCGGTCGAGCGGATGACGCCGCCACTCGAAGTGACCGAGGCGACCGCTGCGGTGCCACCGGAGGCCACCCTCGCGGGTGCGAGCCAGAAGGCGATCCAGGGCCGCTCGCTCGGCCAGATCGCCTGGCGTCGCCTCAAGCGCGACAAGGTCGCGATGACCGGCGGGCTCGTCGTCGTCTTCCTGGTCCTGGTGGCGGTCTTCGCCCCGCTGATCATCGACCTGCTGGGGACCGACCCCAACTTCCGCGACTACAAGCTCGTCGACGCCGACACCGGCCTGCCGATCGGCGGCGGCGGCGGGGTCAGCTCCGAGCACATCTTCGGCGTCGAGCCGGGCAACGGCCGCGACATCTTCAGCCGGGTCGTCGAAGGCGCCAAGATCTCCCTGCTGATCGCGTTCCTCGCGACGATCCTGTCGGTGGTCATCGGCACCGTCATGGGCATCGTCGCAGGCTACTTCGGTGGCTGGGTCGACACCCTGATCAGCAGGCTGATGGACATCTTCCTGGCCTTCCCGCTGCTGCTGTTCGCCATCGCGCTCGTCGGTGTCATCGGCACCGCGGGGTTCGGCCTGGACGGTCTGACCCTGCGCATCGTGGTGATCATCTTCATCATCGGGTTCTTCAACTGGCCCTACATCGGGCGCATCGTCCGCGGACAGACACTGTCGCTGCGCGAACGCGAGTTCGTCGACGCCGCGCGCAGCCTGGGCGCCAAGCCCAAGTACGTGCTGTTCAAGGAACTGCTGCCCAACCTTGTCGCACCGATCCTGGTGTACTCCACGCTTCTGATCCCCACCAACATCCTGTTCGAGGCGGCACTGTCCTTCCTTGGAGTGGGCGTGCCGCCGCCTACCGCGACGTGGGGCGGCATGCTCTCGGACGCGACCCGGTGGTACCAGGTCGATCCGCAGTTCATGTTCCCGCCCGGCCTCGCCATTTTCGTGACCGTTCTGGCGTTCAACCTGTTCGGTGACGGTCTGCGGGACGCGCTCGACCCGCGCTCGCGGTGATC from Alloactinosynnema sp. L-07 includes:
- a CDS encoding N-acetylmuramoyl-L-alanine amidase, whose protein sequence is MGAVLRRHATALAAAGALAAAMSACAGPAAQSGQALPVVTTSSSPSTPSTTPPPSSSPSAEPTSSSAAPTTVPPTASAKPTTQNPPATGRVVVIDPGHNGGNSTHTAEINRAVPAGRGRTKPCNTTGTATQTGYPEHAFTWDVAQRVRDLLTARGVKVIMTRKDNAGVGPCVDKRAAIGNESGAAAVVSLHADGSTAAGAHGFHLAYSSPPLNAAQGEPSLRLARTLRDKMVAGGLATSTYAGTDGLSPRDDLAGLNLTERPTVLVECGNMRDTAEAAVLASPAGRQRYADAIANGILGFLG
- a CDS encoding YbaB/EbfC family nucleoid-associated protein encodes the protein MRGATVFPGGGAPDLQAIMAQAQKMQEQLLSAQQELADAEVSGTAGGGLVVATVSGAGELKALEIDPKVVDPEDTETLADLIVAAVRDAGAQAQKLAEDKMGPLAGGLGGGLGLPGM
- the recR gene encoding recombination mediator RecR, producing MYEGPVQDLIDELGRLPGVGPKSAQRIAFHLLGAEPADVTRLQDALQKVKDGVVFCDVCGNVSAETRCRICSDARRDPSAVCVVEEPKDVLAIERTREFKGRYHVLGGALDPLSGIGPEQLRIRQLLARIGAAEITEVILAMDPNTEGEATATYLVRMLRDFPGLTVTRLASGLPMGGDLEFADELTLGRALSGRRTV
- a CDS encoding uridine kinase, whose translation is MVAIDGPSGAGKSTVAAQLAADLREQGVSTAVVPTDHFATWTDPVAWWPRLVEGVLDPLAANRPGGYKQMIWADGIPRPGDLITVGVPEVLIVEGVSAGRRSVQHRISLLVWAECADPGTRLARSVARDGEASRAELSRWQAFETGWFAVDGTRERADVRVRS
- a CDS encoding ABC transporter permease, whose product is MTPPLEVTEATAAVPPEATLAGASQKAIQGRSLGQIAWRRLKRDKVAMTGGLVVVFLVLVAVFAPLIIDLLGTDPNFRDYKLVDADTGLPIGGGGGVSSEHIFGVEPGNGRDIFSRVVEGAKISLLIAFLATILSVVIGTVMGIVAGYFGGWVDTLISRLMDIFLAFPLLLFAIALVGVIGTAGFGLDGLTLRIVVIIFIIGFFNWPYIGRIVRGQTLSLREREFVDAARSLGAKPKYVLFKELLPNLVAPILVYSTLLIPTNILFEAALSFLGVGVPPPTATWGGMLSDATRWYQVDPQFMFPPGLAIFVTVLAFNLFGDGLRDALDPRSR